One segment of Triticum aestivum cultivar Chinese Spring chromosome 2A, IWGSC CS RefSeq v2.1, whole genome shotgun sequence DNA contains the following:
- the LOC123184684 gene encoding protein ALTERED PHOSPHATE STARVATION RESPONSE 1-like, which yields MDSQKPYPEVKNVVKDLSSSFMKEVEILFFRACDSGKQVPMILEEDKIQFRPLLPEEIAHGSKASKFLATFLVCCREEVSIPKPPPQAEIKYLTWHRSVSSQLSPSKNPPRTILVVHTSTLDRLYAWETKLYDEVKANSSICRKYDEKCKQLRDQESRGKKLIITDFTPAAVEDLHSRIPVAIRKIYFISMNIEDLRDKELQAFNRSWMS from the exons ATGGACTCCCAGAAACCTTATCCTGAAGTAAAGAATGTGGTGAAGGACTTATCTTCTTCGTTTATGAAAGAGGTTGAGATATTATTCTTTAGGGCATGTGATTCTGGGAAACAAGTTCCAATGATTCTGGAAGAAGATAAAATCCAGTTCCGCCCTCTACTACCTGAAGAAATAG CACATGGATCAAAGGCATCAAAGTTTCTTGCGACATTTCTTGTTTGCTGCAGGGAGGAAGTTTCTATTCCCAAAC CTCCTCCTCAAGCTGAGATAAAGTACCTTACCTGGCATAGATCAGTGTCTTCACAGCTGTCGCCATCTAAGAATCCTCCTCGAACTATTCTTGTCGTCCATACATCGACGCTAGATAGGTTGTATGCATGGGAGACAAAGCTTTATGACGAAGTTAAG GCCAATAGCTCCATCTGCAGGAAGTATGATGAGAAATGTAAACAACTGAGAGACCAGGAGTCGCGAGGGAAAAAACTAATCATTACCGATTTTACCCCTGCTGCAGTAGAAGACTTGCATTCCAGAATCCCAGTGGCTATTCGAAAGATATACTTCATTTCGATGAACATAGAAGATCTAAGGGATAAAGAGCTTCAAGCCTTCAACCGCAGCTGGATGAGCTAA
- the LOC123187428 gene encoding paramyosin has protein sequence MRRFFFFGSPTPKDGNGDGTPGDDGKSKNRSKKPLEEGEGSCNSSSRSHDHGARMSRSRSRRGRLSNEEPANPKQLRRCMSFSSAAANSGLKERSFSFSGDVPGSFYDESDVPHQAEDVNHYAWSPERHPVLRESSVKVPKPCSVLETDSPRSRCYSCSTGHSPPTSPVALRCRSTRLGSLLNKNEVLDRYIDGEQEAAIQNEKLRQNSPTRSVVSNSRRPPRPHYTMPSLQKSMKENVETYPNVDAKDAYGSKNHASVLDDFGRFPHLEDYRSESIPSVEDIYEDFQDMQPSKVIHDAPQYFHDHDLDFAPEGQETDDKLLQRAKEIEERFIIPSGDNHQLNMSRYKRLSSNEMFQLIQCLTEDRKQLADELSSQIKARLEERFNAKEKYKQSVKELEIRTRRLEKEKTEVQSTLEREIDRRSNDWSARLLRFQSEEERLRERVRELAEKNVSFQRELTSLEAYKVDASDKVASLEKQNMELTDELEKVKNEHNNLHNSSIELHAQFSKATEEKEHIRGFLKDKEGDNKALHQVVARLQTICNEQEKTIAGLRQGFSAELDKESVWSSSERKNRMQMELIRLSGVEQKLRGEVQSCRLEVESLRQENIALLNRLQSTENGSSFSSIRLGQELQAKVDNLQTQGLSLLDKSNQLCTKLLDLVKCRRHESEHDSDIDALDYTLELQSIKGGIGNLKRSLRATSAVLAEKQNLKERSGEAAVGGSPLMEETDEVNFEFKLKEEALLNRVLKEALLSKELDIEQLRSDVASLLRIQVVMRNEVQRVQDELSCITHKAKHLELQGSKKDESIDQIQQDFQESAKELSALRGELKIVTDERDLSWQEAKQLRKTTSMMQNEVASLKKKIESLEEDILVKEGQISILQDNVYKPPLDFICSPRTMKQFGME, from the exons ATGCGAAGATTCTTTTTCTTCGGGTCCCCCACCCCGAAGGACGGGAATGGCGATGGGACGCCAGGCGACGACGGCAAGAGCAAGAACAGGAGTAAGAAGCCACTGGAGGAAGGCGAGGGTAGTTGCAACTCCAGCTCCAGGTCCCATGACCACGGCGCAAGGATGTCTAGGTCGAGAAGCCGCCGTGGAAGGCTGAGCAACGAGGAGCCagccaatccaaagcagctcaggaGGTGCATGTCGTTCTCATCCGCCGCCGCCAACAGTGGCCTGAAGGAACGGAGCTTTAGCTTCTCCGGCGATGTCCCTGGTTCTTTCTATGACGAATCTGAtgtgcctcaccaggccgaagatgTCAA TCACTATGCCTGGTCACCAGAAAGGCATCCAGTCTTAAGAGAATCCTCAGTAAAGGTTCCAAAACCATGTTCAGTCCTGGAAACTGATTCTCCTCGTTCAAGATGCTATTCATGCTCAACAGGGCACTCCCCTCCTACCTCTCCTGTTGCCCTACGATGCAGGTCTACGAGGCTAGGCAGTTTATTGAACAAGAATGAAGTGCTAGACCGATACATTGATGGAGAGCAGGAGGCTGCCATCCAAAATGAGAAGCTGAGGCAGAACTCTCCCACTAGATCTGTGGTTTCGAATTCAAGACGTCCGCCTCGACCCCATTATACAATGCCATCTTTGCAAAAATCAATGAAAGAGAACGTTGAGACCTACCCAAATGTGGATGCGAAGGATGCCTATGGAAGTAAAAACCATGCAAGTGTTCTGGATGATTTTGGGAGGTTTCCACATTTAGAAGATTACAGATCAGAAAGCATTCCATCTGTTGAAGATATCTATGAGGATTTCCAAGATATGCAACCTTCAAAAGTTATCCATGATGCCCCCCAATATTTTCATGATCATGACTTGGATTTCGCCCCAGAAGGGCAAGAAACTGATGATAAGTTGCTTCAAAGGGCAAAAGAAATTGAAGAGAGGTTTATAATTCCTTCTGGAGACAATCATCAGCTTAACATGTCCAGATATAAGCGATTAAGCTCAAATGAAATGTTCCAGTTGATTCAGTGTTTGACTGAAGACAGGAAACAGCTAGCAGATGAATTGTCTTCACAGATTAAGGCACGCCTTGAAGAAAGGTTTAATGCCAAAGAGAAGTACAAACAATCAGTGAAAGAACTTGAGATCAGAACTCGAAGGCTGGAGAAGGAGAAGACTGAAGTACAGAGTACTTTGGAGAGAGAGATTGACAGAAGGTCAAACGATTGGTCAGCCAGGCTGTTGAGATTTCAATCTGAAGAAGAGAGACTGCGTGAACGGGTGAGAGAACTTGCTGAGAAAAATGTCTCATTTCAGAGAGAACTCACTTCTCTTGAAGCATACAAAGTTGATGCATCTGATAAGGTTGCAAGTTTGGAAAAGCAAAACATGGAACTAACTGATGAGCTAGAGAAAGTGAAAAATGAGCACAACAATCTCCACAATTCTTCAATAGAGTTGCATGCTCAATTTTCTAAGGCCACAGAGGAGAAGGAGCATATCAGGGGATTCTTGAAAGATAAGGAGGGTGATAACAAGGCATTGCACCAAGTGGTTGCAAGGCTACAGACAATATGCAATGAACAAGAAAAAACAATTGCTGGCTTGAGACAGGGATTCAGTGCTGAATTGGATAAGGAATCTGTTTGGTCCAGCAGTGAGAGGAAGAATAGGATGCAGATGGAACTCATCAGATTGTCAGGAGTGGAGCAGAAGTTGAGAGGTGAAGTTCAATCTTGTCGTCTTGAAGTAGAATCTCTTAGGCAAGAGAACATTGCACTCTTAAATCGTCTACAAAGCACTGAAAATGGATCAAGCTTTTCCTCAATTCGTCTTGGCCAGGAGCTTCAGGCTAAAGTGGACAACTTGCAGACACAAGGCTTGTCGTTACTTGATAAGAGTAACCAACTTTGCACCAAATTGCTGGACCTTGTGAAATGCAGGAGGCATGAAAGTGAACATGACAGCGATATTGATGCATTAGATTACACACTGGAGCTCCAGAGCATCAAAGGAGGAATCGGGAATCTGAAACGAAGCCTGCGGGCAACCAGTGCTGTGCTTGCCGAAAAGCAGAATTTGAAAGAAAGATCTGGTGAGGCTGCAGTTGGAGGTAGTCCTCTCATGGAGGAGACAGATGAG GTTAATTTTGAATTCAAGCTGAAAGAAGAGGCTCTTCTGAATAGAGTACTGAAGGAGGCACTTTTGTCAAAGGAACTTGACATTGAACAGCTGCGGTCAGATGTGGCATCTTTGCTTCGTATCCAAGTTGTCATGAGGAATGAGGTCCAGAGAGTCCAAGATGAACTATCCTGCATCACCCACAAGGCTAAACATTTGGAGCTTCAG GGTTCGAAGAAAGACGAGTCCATCGACCAGATCCAGCAGGATTTCCAAGAATCTGCCAAGGAGCTAAGCGCGCTCAGAGGAGAGCTGAAAATCGTGACCGATGAAAGGGACCTCTCGTGGCAGGAAGCGAAGCAGCTCCGCAAAACCACCAGCATGATGCAGAACGAGGTCGCGTCTCTAAAGAAGAAGATCGAGTCCCTCGAAGAAGACATCCTTGTCAAGGAGGGGCAGATCTCGATCCTACAGGACAACGTCTACAAGCCGCCGCTCGACTTCATCTGCAGCCCCAGAACGATGAAGCAGTTCGGCATGGAGTGA